TACATACTGCCGGTTTCATACATAGATTAGTGCGGAGCCACTTAGCGACTTGGCTGAAATCTGACGATTATTACCCGGTTTTACAAGTTCAAGTCCAAGCCCATCTATCAACCATCTATTCGGTGGTTTGATTCTAAAGGAAATAACACGAAATTCATGGGCAGCTTTCCTCGTAAACTTTGAATGGAAGTAGCAAGTTTCTCAAACTTAGTGTACatagttttaaaaaatttaagGGTGTTAGGACGACTCCGATGAGAGCGAGGAATCCACTGGTCTTAACTCGTCAAACATTTACAATATTGATATACCTGttaagcagcgataacgggttttctgcctaGCGGCATTGATCAAATAATCATCAGATAATAAAATACACCCCCAAAACCCATCCTTCAAAGTTATTCTTTGTCGTGGAAAGGAGGAGAAAATAACTAACGGTACATACAAGGGTATCTTAACGAAAATAGAggtatttttgtaaaatggCTACTAAAAATTGATCAAATCATTTAAGACATGCCATTTTCTATGTATTTCAGATTacagtaattttcaaacgtTTGATACACAGACTACGCAGTTCACCGGAAAGTGGCGGGGAGTTCAGATCGTGTACGATTGTGACCGCAGCGCTAAAGACTATCAGCCTCCGATCGTACCGGAAAACTGCTGTCCTAGTCTGACCTTCGAATCGCGGTTTGAATGTGGAAATCTGCAGCAAGCTCGCCGGGTGTAGGCATCATTTTAAGATCATTCAGTTAAAGAGATTTAATAACCTTCAAAAAATAGCTTTCATCCACAAATAAACGGaaactaatgaaatatttactcattttctttaaagaaaatgcacatttgaaatgattcaaattcaacaatAATCACTGGCTAATTGAATCTATCTATCTAGGCTATCTATGACCCGTGATCTAAGATCATAGCCATGGCACCATGGCAGCTGGCAGCAGTTGATATGCGTGCCCAAGTAAGATCGATTGTCAGCCATATCCGAATAAGTTGTGATGTCGTGAGGCCGGTCCACTGTTTGATGTTGTCCATCCAAGGTTTCTCGGCCTTCCTCGCCTTCCAGCAACAGTGCCTTGTAGGGTGGTCTTGGAAAGCGAGTTATGTCCGCAAACCTTTCGAGCTTCTGTCTTTTTACGGTGGTCAGAAGAGCCTATTTTGTTCCACATGTGGCCAATTGATTACGTCTAAATAAATTGTCTGATTTTCTTTTCCCGTAGCGGTCAATTCGAATATGAACTGGTGCTTAAAACCGACCTGTACACGAAACGCCACACTCAGTGGTTCTACTTCCGGATACAGAACATGGTTCCCGGCGTCACTTACAGATTCATCATTATAAACCTACTGAAAGCTGATAGTCTGTACAATCATGGTAAGATTCAGTCCCCCCTCCCCCATCAGCTTCTCTTCCCATGCTGTCTACTTATTACTGTCTCTCTATCTCAATCGCCATCTCATTTCCCTCTTCCGACTTACTCTCTCCCACAAATCTCATGGTCAGTTTTATGTTACCGTGTATGACCcatgggttcgagtcctgctggctgcttacagtgtgcgggcaacacttcaaagacCGCGGTtccgtcgtgaggttaaacgagcaatccaatagggttagtctTTGGAAACCAAGATCTAAGCgacgtaaagccaaacaaacaaactaattatatatatcatatatgcCATGTTGAAAGTGTATCAGATATGAGTTTTTTTTGAAGGTATGCGTCCGCTATTCTACTCGGAGATGGAAGCTCAGCGGAATCAACTAGGCTGGTATCGACGAGGTCACCATATCAGGTACGCGACAACCAGGTGCTGACAgtccaccaggtggcgtaACTAACAGTCGGTTGCGCATCCTTCGCCTCAGATTAGTTCCTTTTCTATCAACTTTTCACTCCCGAATGCAGATACCGCGCAAGCCTCCAGAAAATATCCAAGTTAATATCGAAGACTTTTCTACTATCGGTGATCGgtacagttttcattgaaatcaattgattAACTTTGTAGTAGAAAAgcctattttatattcattgagATGTAAAATAAGTTCTTACAAGTAACTGCCCGcaaacctggtggatccttgcCGAATCTTCGTCGAAAATTCGTCGGTTCAAAAATCACTGAAATtgtgatttataataaatCCTTTGCTGCATATCTAATTTTCGAAATTCATCTCAAAATCTTGTGCgctattgatatttttttcaaatctgatcttttttttcataagtTACTGCCGGAACGTGCTGCGTACTCATTGTCCACTGTTGCTACGAGATCGAGGTATTTACCACCAGTTAGAGTGGCAAACGGTATGTAAAAAGAACCAACAAGAGAACCCTGTGTGACGCTGTGTATAATGTctgtttctttttgtaattaacAATTTTGGTTGAAAAAACAATTGTCAGTTCGCCGATGTATGACCATGATAAAATTATTTTgagaggcgcagtggccgagtggtttaagccgccgctcactggtctcgtcaataCAGGGGTTacttggtcgaaggttcttctctggtctctggccctgcgtggcgcttagcggtttgagggtgttaaaaaaaaaaaaaaataatttttgggaaaatttagtatttaaaattgaatttttctatGTTCGAAAAGCACCTTATTTATAAAAAGATATGCGAAAGATatgaaaatcttttgaaaatatgctCGAATAAAACTGACTAAAACTGAAATTCCGTGCTAGAAATAAGTAACAAAAATTGTGTTTAGAAATTGTAAAATCGAAACCGTTTTTCTTGTAAATTGTTTTCAGGATTTCCCGCAGTTGGGCGACACGTGCTATTTCGCGCACTGCTACCCGTACACCTATACCGACATGAAAAACGACATCGACTCGATTACAACCGACCCGAAACGCCGACACGTCGTCAAACGGGAAGTGCTTTGCGAGTCGAAAGCCGGGAATAGTTGTTTCCTGCTGACGGTTACGAATTTCAACGGTAAATATCGTTCTGAACGCACAGCTGCCTGGGCCAAATTCGTTTTCATTTTCCGATCTAGTCGACTAGAGGTCGGAACTTTTTAACCGAATGCGATTATTTTTGTGAACATGATTAACGTTTTAACTCTTTCAGTGCTgtctaattaataccctatagtgctggagataatttgaaattttttgaaaattccaccctagtgtgttgaataacgggaataccactatagtgcgtctacaccgcggtgcagtgtatcattagttactagtatttcactatgtttgacaggtgctgccatctttcaagagagataattactaattacatcaatacaccgcagtgcggtgtactagcaaaatccaacaccgatttatacaccgcactgcggttagacgcactgaaagggttaagaatcAGTCAAACGACTACCGCTAAAAAAATCCACTTTCTGAGGTGCTTGGTGTGGCACCTTCAGATGGAAATTTAGTACGAGTATCTTTAAACCTGTTTGGGTGTTTTACTAGATATTTCactataattgatatttatttgtgttcgagaattcaattatttctaaGTAGCCGTTACTGCATCTTACACAAAAGAATCTACAAACCCGAGTAATTTGCGTTAGATTTTCAGAGAATCGATTTTCTATTCGCTTTCAACAATGCATTCGCGACAATTTCATCATACCGAAACCAAAATCGTTtgacaaaaatgattaatagCTTCACAAATAAGACATGATTGCAATCTGAATTCATTTTACCAAACGCGACTCGCGTTCACACTTACGGAAACTTCATCATCCCGCAAATCATGAATTCGACTCAGATGCAGATTGGTCGGACTTATTACAGCTACATCGTATTGATGTCCGTAGCGAAGCGGTCTGGTAGCTACCTTACCGTGTCATTGGTCGTACTGCCGGTCTTGTTCCTGTTCGGAGCGTTCGGAAATtcggctactttcctgataatgataagtcgcagattccgcggtttatcttacgctaactatctgatcgttttATCACTTAATGATGTTATATTCTGCATCAATCTATGcttgatgcctgttttacaatTCGTTCTTTTGCACGTTAAAAACAGTCCTATATTCGcgatgaattcactgatcagttgtcaaatctacGAATTCGTGATACTCCTCGCATGTTTTAACAGTTCCTGGTTGATAGTagcgatatctctagaacgcgCGGCGGTtgttctcttcccgttcacgtctcgtttgatatgtacaccgagattcgccaGATTCGCTATATCGATAATAACAGGAGCGAATGCATTGATATCATATGTTATACCTACTCTATCGATGCATTTTTCCAACCAGTCTTTCGGATGTTACTATGAGTTACATGACCAGATAACATATTCCATCATTGCAGTCGTCCATGCTTATATCGTACCATTAGCGTTGATCATTACATCGAAttctgttataataattcagttgttCAGAGGCtcgaaaatggtttcgtccgatcagaaaactacgaaatcaaaacgtacgacGATGATGctcgtaacagtttcactcgcattcgCGATATTTACACTACCGACCACTGTTACGGTATTCTTACCGATCTCGACGAAGCGGAAGGATTTtcttttcgatattttcacaCAGTTCCAACAATGTAACTATGCGgtgaatttctacatataccttttactgggacgagaaatccgtgattatttctgtatgaaaatctgtTGCAGAAATTCAGTTAATAAACGTTGATTTCAAGCTGTATTTTAATTAcatattattgatttctttttgctGTTCACTATACAAACTTTTTGTTCTGATATCTCATAATAAATGTATCGGTCCAAGCGTAGAATCCGGCTAAGTTGTTCCAGGATGAATCGCATATTAATGATCATCCGCCCTACGCTTATCTTTGGGTCCTGGCATTGACTGTAAAACTGGCCCTTGGATTAGGGAACTGAAAAGTAACTTTACTCTAAAACAATGGCTgtcattttctttatcaacaCTTTATATTCATGAACAGCTAAATCGACAAACGTTCCGCAAATGCATATTAATTCTTGTGAATCTCTCAATCTGGTTACGCAGCGAATGACGAGAATTGTGGAAGCAAAAAGAAAGGAGTTGTGATAACGGCCCGAGTTCATCCCGGTGAGTCGAACTCCAGTTGGATGATGAAAGGCGTTTTAGACTATCTGACCGGAAACTCGCAAACAGCTCAGGTAAAATATCTTTATATCCGCCTTATCACGAGAGTTGTTCGTTTGGTCGAGGTTGCTTAAGTAGGAATAAAGAAttggggctgcagttgctgaaaagttgtttaaagataaccggtccTGAAAATGCCATAGTTAAACAATGAACTTCTTATTGTTACTATGTCGACTATCCACTGATTAACTctaacctacgagcaattatctgatcagataattgctcgtagctctAACCAACTATTGATCAACCGggccctggatccagttccacagttgtgagttagaatttgactcaagagttaactcattgaaaatgaactaaccttaactcagagttaactctaactcagagtccagttccacagttgttgagttaagatttaactctgagttaactcattgaaaatgaactaacttaaactcagagttaaatctaactcaggatccagttccacagttgttgagttaagatttaactctgggttaactcattgaaaatgaactaactctaactcaagagttaactctaactcacaactgtggaactggatcctgagttaagatttaactctgggttaactcattgaaaatgaactaactttaactcagagttaactctaactcacaacagtggaactggagcctgatcatttgaaatgaactgGATCAGATTCCGCATACGACCACATCTCCTCTGACcatatttagattttaattcatGGTTATGTTTTTGTTCTCTTACACGTTATCGTATTGTTGCAGGCGCTGAGAGATCGTTACGTATTCAAGTTAGTTCCGATGTTGAATCCAGATGGCGTGATCGTCGGTAACTATCGATGCTCATTGGCCGCGCGGGATCTGAACCGGAACTACCGCCATCCGCGCAAGGATAACTTTCCGACCATTTACTACACGAAATCGATGATGGAAGAACTGTCCAAACAACACGAGGTGCGTAACCAATATCAACGTTTAGTTCAGGTCAAGTCAGGTCAGTTCACTTCAGTGCAGTTAGCTCAGTTGGTTGAGTGGAGGACTGGGAACCGAGAGGTCCCTAGTTCGAAACCACCTCAGGTGTTGACTGTCGTTAGATACATGGACTGAACTCTGCTAACTTAGTCAGGTTGTGAGTCATTAACACCTATAAAAAGACCATGGCCGTCTCTAAAGACCCACTAGGGTTgttaatttaagaaaatctaGAAATATCGTAGTTCATACATACATGTAAAGATAAACATTAAAATTTTTTGCTCTCAAAATATCTACGGCAATCATGATCCAATGAATGATTTAAACGTTTCAAGTGGAATGATAAAGAATTGATGACAGACCATCAGGGGGTTTATTGGAatcagccatcttttctggtAGTGACTTTGGCGACAATTTGATTATTGCATGCTGCATTCATTGAACGGTCGAACGATAAACTGGCTTGTGGGCGATTTGATCATTTCCTAAGAGTATTTGAGAATACGTTTTAGATTTTCTAACAATTGTTTATCTAGATTGTGTTCTATTGCGACCTGCACGGGCACAGTCGTAAAAACAACGTGTTTATGTACGGTTGCGATTGGAACTACGACTCGCCTCCGCCACCGCCACAACCACCGGAACCGGAGACTACTAGCGCCACCACGGCGACGACGTCCGCAACTAGTACGAGCAGTAATAAAGTGAAATCGACGGTGAACGAGAGGCTGTTTCCGTATCTGATGTCGAAGAAATGTCCggaaaaattttcattaaaaggtATACCTAAAACAACTTCTTTTTCCTGCAAATTAATGATCTTTCAAAGAGTGTCGAATTAGGTATAAATCTTTGaacaaaattttaatttttgaactTAGCGTTTCTGGACACATATTCAAAAGTTGGTCGATTCCTTGTGAGCATATGAATTCAACGATCAAATCATCAGactaataatttattgaagtTTAACAGGTCTCTTCGTGGTGTTGAAATGCTACGACATATTTTCGAATCTGAATGGCTTAAAACAGCAATCTATCAAAGCATAATAATTTTGCGGCCTCGCGTAAATATTCGAGACCAATAATTTCATAACAATTATGCAATtagattcaaatttcaaattttagaatattaCGATGTTTTTTCAATCCTTTAAGTAAGTTCTGAGTTTTTCTTAGGTTGTAGATTTCACATCAGAAGGTGTAAAGAAGCCACTGGTAGAGTCGTCATGTTTCGCcaaatgaaaattctaaacaGTTTCACAATGGAAGCCACGTTCTGTGGAACCACTTCGTCGAAGTAAGTTCAATTTGTCCATATTCGTTAACTGAATCGAAAAACCAGCGAAAGCTGGAAGTAAGGAAAGTCAACTTTAAAAATTGTTTCGTAAACtgtattttcttttcgttGGTACGGAATTTTAGGGGTGAAGGCGGGCGCCATTTTAACTTCCAGGATTTCCAAGAAATAGGTCACGCGTTTTGCGAAACGATCCTGGAATATGAAATCACCCAGGGAAACAAGGAGTAAGTAACATAAttcggaaaattgaaaattctacaTAAAGTATGCAAGAATAATGTTTTGAATTAGatacagaattttcaaaagtttaacTCCAATATGCCTTGGACTAAAAAAAAGACGTTCCTGATTTTTCTAAATGTAATTCGAGCAATTTGAATAGTTTGAAGGATAATTCGTTTTAAATTCTCAGGAAACAACTGAACGCTATTGTGGATATTACTCGCTGCATGGCCGAACAAATTCTAGAAAATCAAGGAATTATTCGCACTCAGGATGAGCCTTCACAGCTTAAACAAGGTCAGTTATAAGAGGAAGCCCGGAGTGAGGTTTGCTTACTTTGACCTGGCGGTTAAGTGAgtgatttgttaacaaataatTGGGCTTCTTgctaccttgtttctccgctctgctgagcttaaatgttgacccggccggccgcctatctaccctatacattacttttttttaaaatcgtgatcaatttcaccataacagacccggccgctatagaaatgaactgtttataaattttatcatattttacaaaaatgacccggccgctgaggagaaacaaggtatcatttttgtttagcctaaccTCCAGAGTTTAGTACATATAGGCCTCAGGCCACTCGCAAAGCCGATGcttgatttaagaccagtttgaAATATCAACTTAGTTCTagaaccaatctaacaacacaACACCAGTTTAAGCATATATTGGGTGTAGTATTTTCGAAATCAGACTTGTCACCGGAGGAACACTCGATACATGTTGATATATGCCATTTAAAGACGtcttttaaagaatttttgaaatttctaggAGGCCtgtattttatgaaaaatatcattcagaattaatattttacattGTTTCAAATGTTGTCTCCACTAGGAACAGAACCGGAAGTGAAAAAAGCAAACATTTCCGACGAATTAACCGAACATTTGATGAAGTTTATAAATGGACAACAGGATAATGTCGGTGGTAAGAGCAGTGCGCGAGGGGGCCAGGTACCGAACTCGACACAACTGGCTCTGCTCGATTATGAAACGGATCGTCTGCTGATGGAAACCGAATGCCTTCTCTCCGGTGAAGCGGACGATTGTTTCCAGCTTCTAGAACGGTTACAGATCTCAGACGATATGATGGCCACGGAGTACGTATGGGCGGTAGTCAGAACAATAGGAATGCTTTAATGAAATCCCCAATTGACGTCATTAACTTGCTTAGATATTTGACGTCTAGCCGTTTCAAGAAGAGATGGCTGCCCTTTTATGAATCGCCAGCTCAATACACAtcatacgacatcaccaagtTACACATTCAgacactttttaaaaaaagatggATGCCCCTGAATCCCTCTACGGTAACATCGTCGAATTACAATCCATTTCGCATTCTAAAATCCCTATTCAGGTCGAGTGACAGTGATAGCGAGTCCGAACCGGAACTTCCTGTGGAAAGCGAACAACGAAAACCGGCGAAAAAgcacaaaaagaaaaagaggAAGCAACTGAGTCGTC
This genomic interval from Tubulanus polymorphus chromosome 8, tnTubPoly1.2, whole genome shotgun sequence contains the following:
- the LOC141909731 gene encoding uncharacterized protein LOC141909731 isoform X5; this translates as MLTGSRTISPSLQLHAVKTGNKNHRHKKHHRPAFSRGLTEEIANLTEDKGKQIVMPEADGWKESIRQQIEEDIDRRVRAALETPPLERLKRNRERAQERYMKQLETLNSHLQLDLTDKERDYMRHRRYRILHDSRRKDMDDADGFSDTDTPGGATDDAEISSSKFNFLFSSDDRFKSGAAATDAGKDDLNNNNFREGMQGYFRKGEDAMRNFGTLTGHERRELFHIFTRKAFNAALKLGRMSDGSYLQSLPGGKYRDKYGIVRDAHGPFWPHDYGPLYPTPEHKRACLKKLEPLSHSIKDYSNFQTFDTQTTQFTGKWRGVQIVYDCDRSAKDYQPPIVPENCCPSLTFESRFECGNLQQARRVGQFEYELVLKTDLYTKRHTQWFYFRIQNMVPGVTYRFIIINLLKADSLYNHGMRPLFYSEMEAQRNQLGWYRRGHHISYCRNVLRTHCPLLLRDRGIYHQLEWQTDFPQLGDTCYFAHCYPYTYTDMKNDIDSITTDPKRRHVVKREVLCESKAGNSCFLLTVTNFNANDENCGSKKKGVVITARVHPGESNSSWMMKGVLDYLTGNSQTAQALRDRYVFKLVPMLNPDGVIVGNYRCSLAARDLNRNYRHPRKDNFPTIYYTKSMMEELSKQHEIVFYCDLHGHSRKNNVFMYGCDWNYDSPPPPPQPPEPETTSATTATTSATSTSSNKVKSTVNERLFPYLMSKKCPEKFSLKGCRFHIRRCKEATGRVVMFRQMKILNSFTMEATFCGTTSSKGEGGRHFNFQDFQEIGHAFCETILEYEITQGNKEKQLNAIVDITRCMAEQILENQGIIRTQDEPSQLKQGTEPEVKKANISDELTEHLMKFINGQQDNVGGKSSARGGQVPNSTQLALLDYETDRLLMETECLLSGEADDCFQLLERLQISDDMMATESSDSDSESEPELPVESEQRKPAKKHKKKKRKQLSRRNSRCEKIRMDLEKPKEQINTMPPLLPPADPSDKPPNCFYSLVYDGCFRTQPRRNKKMNQLVPTYPLFISKYEGRKNNGIPCFSHERSIERATRRMHEMRRRMEEAKQRETELYFLQKSQDELRDRLQQANDAGTANVAQTLLGLNYQPTIHSKDDGMRPLVRMSSQLNSDVPNNSISEGESETSDDENLNHEMMLHRRMTTMQTPYTTYSALAHARMDSNVGPLSANQRYGNGVTSIPNVSRLVGLDPIMGKSLGAAQNKNKKDAKFKPVSAKDVRSLIKVPRLKRDRKSVGAISDS
- the LOC141909731 gene encoding uncharacterized protein LOC141909731 isoform X4 is translated as MLTGSRTISPSLQLHAVKTGNKNHRHKKHHRPAFSRGLTEEIANLTEDKGKQIVMPEADGWKESIRQQIEEDIDRRVRAALETPPLERLKRNRERAQERYMKQLETLNSHLQLDLTDKERDYMRHRRYRILHDSRRKDMDDADGFSDTDTPGGATDDAEISSSKFNFLFSSDDRFKSGAAATDAGKDDLNNNNFREGMQGYFRKGEDAMRNFGTLTGHERRELFHIFTRKAFNAALKLGRMSDGSYLQSLPGGKYRDKYGIVRDAHGPFWPHDYGPLYPTPEHKRACLKKLEPLSHSIKDYSNFQTFDTQTTQFTGKWRGVQIVYDCDRSAKDYQPPIVPENCCPSLTFESRFECGNLQQARRVGQFEYELVLKTDLYTKRHTQWFYFRIQNMVPGVTYRFIIINLLKADSLYNHGMRPLFYSEMEAQRNQLGWYRRGHHISYCRNVLRTHCPLLLRDRGIYHQLEWQTDFPQLGDTCYFAHCYPYTYTDMKNDIDSITTDPKRRHVVKREVLCESKAGNSCFLLTVTNFNANDENCGSKKKGVVITARVHPGESNSSWMMKGVLDYLTGNSQTAQALRDRYVFKLVPMLNPDGVIVGNYRCSLAARDLNRNYRHPRKDNFPTIYYTKSMMEELSKQHEIVFYCDLHGHSRKNNVFMYGCDWNYDSPPPPPQPPEPETTSATTATTSATSTSSNKVKSTVNERLFPYLMSKKCPEKFSLKGCRFHIRRCKEATGRVVMFRQMKILNSFTMEATFCGTTSSKGEGGRHFNFQDFQEIGHAFCETILEYEITQGNKEKQLNAIVDITRCMAEQILENQGIIRTQDEPSQLKQGTEPEVKKANISDELTEHLMKFINGQQDNVGGKSSARGGQVPNSTQLALLDYETDRLLMETECLLSGEADDCFQLLERLQISDDMMATESSDSDSESEPELPVESEQRKPAKKHKKKKRKQLSRRNSRCEKIRMDLEKPKEQTQPRRNKKMNQLVPTYPLFISKYEGRKNNGIPCFSHERSIERATRRMHEMRRRMEEAKQRETELYFLQKSQDELRDRLQQANDAGTANVAQTLLGLNYQPTIHSKDDGMRPLVRMSSQLNSDVPNNSISEGESETSDDENLNHEMMLHRRMTTMQTPYTTYSALAHARMDSNVGPLSANQRYGNGVTSIPNVSRLVGLDPIMGKSLGAAQNKNKKDAKFKPVTQDAPTREQYETNSNCGPGPDGSGSASVFSYLQSVSANEPVVLKREDTEFFMINNRLGNQNLTADPSIKDESEVTSSAKDVRSLIKVPRLKRDRKSVGAISDS